In one Variovorax sp. V213 genomic region, the following are encoded:
- a CDS encoding NAD(P)/FAD-dependent oxidoreductase, translating to MSEKTSDTDVLILGGGLMGTTAAFFLRQQHGLSVTLLERELVGRQASGTNFGNVRRQGRVLAQMPLANRARAVWGRVKELLGEDLEFVPYGHLRVCYTEQQAAVLEQHAKDVKPLGLDLELFNADQLRKRWGIFAPEVVSGSLSPNDGHANPRLAGPAFARAARRAGANIVEHAEVMHVERAGAGFIAHTADGRRFRGQQLLVACGAWSNRMAEQFGEAVPMEARGPQMGVTEPLPYAIGPSIGLSSPVEHEGLYFRQIARGNIVFGGGLKGPAHAEQIRAYVKPDNVLRQLRELRRFVPAFEHVQLIRVWSGIEGYTADWQPVMGPSARVPGLHYAFGFNGEGFAISPGVGETMAELIATGRTLTPIESFSIGRFASELTKQAA from the coding sequence ATGAGTGAGAAGACCAGCGACACCGACGTGCTGATCCTCGGTGGCGGCCTCATGGGCACCACCGCCGCTTTCTTCCTGCGCCAGCAGCACGGCCTGTCGGTCACGCTGCTCGAGCGCGAACTGGTGGGGCGCCAGGCCAGCGGCACCAACTTCGGCAACGTGCGCCGCCAGGGCCGCGTGCTGGCGCAGATGCCGCTCGCCAACCGTGCGCGCGCCGTCTGGGGCCGGGTGAAGGAGCTGCTGGGCGAAGACCTTGAATTCGTGCCCTACGGGCACCTGCGCGTCTGCTACACCGAGCAGCAGGCCGCCGTGCTCGAGCAGCACGCCAAGGACGTGAAGCCACTGGGGCTCGACCTCGAACTCTTCAACGCCGATCAGCTGCGCAAGCGCTGGGGCATCTTCGCGCCCGAGGTGGTGAGCGGTTCGCTCTCGCCGAATGACGGCCATGCCAATCCGCGCCTGGCCGGCCCGGCCTTTGCGAGGGCGGCGCGGCGCGCCGGCGCCAACATCGTCGAGCATGCCGAGGTGATGCATGTCGAGCGCGCCGGCGCGGGCTTCATCGCCCACACCGCCGACGGCAGGCGCTTTCGTGGGCAGCAACTGCTGGTGGCCTGCGGCGCCTGGTCGAACCGCATGGCCGAACAGTTCGGCGAGGCCGTGCCGATGGAAGCGCGCGGTCCGCAGATGGGCGTGACCGAGCCGCTGCCCTATGCCATCGGTCCGTCGATCGGTTTGTCTTCGCCGGTCGAACATGAGGGCCTGTACTTTCGCCAGATCGCGCGCGGCAACATTGTCTTTGGCGGCGGGCTCAAGGGCCCGGCGCATGCTGAGCAGATCCGCGCCTACGTGAAGCCTGACAACGTGCTGCGGCAGCTGCGCGAACTGCGCCGCTTCGTGCCGGCCTTCGAGCATGTGCAGCTGATTCGCGTCTGGAGCGGCATCGAGGGCTACACCGCCGATTGGCAGCCCGTGATGGGACCGAGCGCGCGCGTGCCGGGTCTGCACTATGCTTTCGGCTTCAACGGCGAAGGCTTTGCGATCAGCCCCGGTGTGGGCGAGACGATGGCGGAGCTGATCGCGACCGGACGCACTTTGACGCCGATCGAGAGTTTTTCGATCGGCCGCTTCGCATCCGAGTTGACGAAGCAGGCGGCCTGA